A region of the Cannabis sativa cultivar Pink pepper isolate KNU-18-1 chromosome 3, ASM2916894v1, whole genome shotgun sequence genome:
tattaaaaataataataatattacaaattatatattaatatttatatatattttaattaatctaaaataaataatattaatatttatatatatttataaatgtaATCTTACTATAAGACTATTAAatttaatagaatatttttttattttaaattataacaaaaaataattaaatagctACTTTTTATGCATATTGCAAATTCATGAATATAATATGTTGTGAACCTAAAAAAATGATCTAAATCAAATGCTCCATTATTATTTTCCACCCATAAACGTACACTAAAGAATCAGTAGTCCAACTGTTCTAAACACACAATAATTTTTGCCATCACACACACCTGCTTTCCATGATCCAACAGTACCTTTTGGCCAACTATACAATTTCCCTCCATTTCTCTTTCCTTCCATCTTTCCTTCTTTCTTTCCTTCCCCGCTTcttctctatatatatacttcATAAACCAACTGCACTTTTCCCTTCCCTCACAAGATATGGGAATATTTATCATGGAATGTCACCAAACCAGCTTCAGTTGTAACCAGCAAGATAATCATGATGATCATGATCATCGTGATAGTAGTGATCGTGAAGATCAGATTGATCTTCAGTATCCTAGTTATTTCTCTTCTCAGCGGAGTCTCCAATCAATTCCTTCACTCGCTTCCAATTTTAAACCCCAAAATCACTACCAGTTTTGCTTAATCTCCGATTTCAAGCCTCATTCAACCTACCTTTCTGCACTCACACTCGCCGGGAAGCTCGTCTTCACCGGCTCCTCAGACCGAGAAATCGGCTCTTGGAATATCAACAACAGCCACAATAATAACATCGTTTTGGCTGGAAACGGGGCCGTTAAATCTCTCGTCGTTTCTGGCGACAAGCTCTTCAGCGCACACCAAGACAACAAAATAAGAGTTTGGAAAATCGAAAACGAAAACGAAGACAGCAGTAGAGAAGACAAGAACAATCAGCACGCGATGAAGTACACGCGCCTAGCCACGCTCCCGACGTTAGGTGACCGAGCGGCGAAGCTCCTCTTGCCCAAAAACCAAGTCAAGATTCGCCGCCACAAGAGTTGCACGTGGGTTCACCACGTGGATACGGTGTCAGCTTTGGCCTTATCGCCGGACGACCGGTTCCTCTACTCAGTCTCGTGGGACCGGACGCTGAAGCTGTGGCGGACGACCGACTTTAAGTGCCTGGAATCGATCACCAACGCCCACGACGACGCAATAAACGCCGTCGCTCTCTCGTCTGACGGCGTCGTTTATACGGGATCGGCGGACAGGAAAATCAAGGCGTGGAGGAAGAGAATTAGCTTGGGGGACAAGAAACACTCTTTGGTCTGTACATTGGAGAAGCACAATTCGGGGATTAACGCCTTGGCGCTGAGCAACGACGGGTCGTTTCTTTATTCTGGCGCGAGTGACAGGTCGATTGTCGTTTGGGAGAGAATCTTTGAAAACGACAGTGAAGATAACACGATTAATGTTGTCGTTTTGGGGGCCCTGAGAGGGCATGGGAAGGCTATATTGTGCTTGGCAGTGGTTGAGGACTTGGTGTTTAGTGGTTCAGCAGATAAAACGGTTAGAGTTTGGAGAGGTATTGAGAGAAGCTATTCTTGTTTGGCTGTTTTGGAAGGTCACACTGGCCCAATCAAGTGTCTAACtgctagtagtagtagtagtagtagtaccgTTGAGGATTGTGATACGACGTCGTCTGGTGGTGTTAATTCGTATGTGATTTACAGTGGCGGATTGGACTGTCTAGTTAAAGTTTGGCAAATTATTGTTCCCAATAATCAACAATTTCTCTAATCTAATAAATAACTCTTGATGAGATGAGTGtgagattaattaattatatataatgctCGCATTGATTAGGGGACTATGTATTAGATTTGGTGGTAAGCGATTTGGTGTCGTGTACATAATATGATCAGTTTATCATTTTTCCTTTTGATAATATTTTGACTTTTCTTGTTCATTTTGTTTAgtaatttattgtttattaAGAGGATAATTAAGCCGAATGACATCTTGGGTCTTAATTTAAATGTGATTGATTATTGAGTGTTGTTGACTTTGATGTATATTTGTAAAATAGTTGAAAATACTTCTGAGTTTCATGAAAGCCAACTGCCTAACAAAGTTTCATgattagtcaaaaaaaaaaaaaaaagatcaaatAAAGTTTAATGAGACTCTTTGAGAGAAAAGAAAAGCACCAACAATACAATGTGTATAATAACACTACAGGTATTCGAAATTCTAATATACTACATAATTAAAATGAAATCTTGTTTAAGATTTTACAACATATGCcaaactatttttcttttaatttttataaacaaTGATGTTAGTTAAATTGTGGGAGAAAGATTAGGTATTTGGATAGAGTTTATTTCTTGTAGAATGATATACATGCATGATcatgataaatgaatattatttattttaagaataaaattaatggattaattataagataaatgaatattttatatttattaaatttggtcataattaattagttgatattttatatatggtcagattacgatttattaaatatttaatttcttaatttgattttcaaaattaattgtagCAGAAACCTTGATGGAAGATCTTACccatataaatatagggtcctCGAGCTGACTACTCATTCTATGAAACACAGTAAATCCATActaagaaaattttgaattacATGTGGTCCCCTAGTTTAAGGATGCAAAGTTGTTTTCATACTAAGAAAATTAGGATGTTAAATGGTCTGGAGTATCTAACACTTTTAATAGGACAAAAGTTCTCACTACCCTTTGTACTTTGAGTGAGGTAGGCTTGGTCTCCAGTATCTGTAGTTGCTGTATGGTCGTTATTTTGTCTCTGGCGCTCTTGCTCGCATAGCCTTGGTCTACTTTATTACTCCTCATCTCCTATGCCCACAAGATTATGTAAACACTCAAGACATTCATGTTGAGCTTATGTGCATAGACTATATGTATGAGGGGAAGCAAAGAGGATAAAAGGGGCGTAAGGGGGGTTGCTCGTAAGAGTGATGCAGGGAGGGCTGCTCGTGGGGAGGCTAGGTGCGCGAGCATGGGCATAGGAGCCTGGGCGTGCATGCGTGGGCATGGGGAGTTTGACCCATGCCTTTATTCCTCCTCGTTCCAACACATCCCCTTCTTTTTAGAATTTCGACTTAGCAGACTTTTGGGCATAATACTAATGACTCCAAAAATTACACTTACCAATTTTTGGGGGTCAACACTTGCCCCCTAGTCTATAAGAATTCTTTCAAGTGTTCTTGTAGACTAATTTTGGTGAGCTTTGTCTTCATCGCTTAGTCCTAAGGCTGGTGTTGTGGGCTATTTGTCATAGGTCTTTCAAACTTAATCTAATTATTCTTCATCCCCTTATCATTGTATTAAGGTGTTGGTGTGCTCGCACATGAGAAGTATGCATGACCAGCTGATGCAGGACCAGTGGACAATTAGCCAGTCAACTGACAAATATCCAATTGAGATACAACTAGCTGATGGGCAGGACCAGCTGATGGACAACCAACTGACAAACAACCAGCTGAAGGAGGATTAGCTAATGGACAACTGATTGAGGGACGGACACCTAAGGGATGACCAACTGATGGAGGGCCAACTGAGGGACAACTAGTTGAGCGATGATCAGTTGACAAGGGCCAACTGAGGGACGACCAGCTGAGGGATGACCAGCTGAGGGACAGTCGGCTTAAGGACGACTAGCTGACAGAGAGCTAGCTGAGGGATGACCAGCTAATGGATGACTAGCTGACGGAGGCAAGTTGAGTGATGACCAGCTAACAAAAGGGTAGCTAACAGACGACAAACTGAGGGATGGCGCGTCGAGGGAGAACCAACTGAAGGACGATCATCTGAGGAATACTAGCTGACAGGCAACCAGTTGACAGAGGGCTAACTAAGGGAAGACTAGCTAATAGACAACTAGTTGATATAGGGCCAACAGAGGGATGACCAGCTAGCGGATGACCAACTGACAGACAGCCAACTGAGGGAGAACCAATTGATGGACGGTCAATTGACGAAAGACTAGCTAACAGAGAACCAGCTGAGGGATGACCAGCTGACGGACAGCTAGCTGAAGGATGACCAGCTGATGGAAGGCCAGCAGAGGGACAACTAGCTGAGGGACGCTCAGCTGATGAGTTAAGGGACAGCCAACTCAGGGATGGCCAGTTGAGGGACAGTCAGCTTAGGGACGACTAGTTGACGGAAGGCCAACTGATCAACGACGATAAGATGATGGAGGGCCACCTGATGTACTTGTCATTTATTGTATATTCCTATGGTATTTCTCCAACTATACCCTAGGCTCACAATGTGGCACTAGTCTATAAGAATTCTTTTAAGGGTTCTTGTAGACTATGTTTGGTGAGCTTCATCTTTACAACGGTTCTTGTAGACTAAGTTTGGTGAGCATCATCTTTACGACTTAATTTTTCTTCTCCTTTCCTTTTTGTTACCCTTCACGAGGAGTGTAAGCTTTAGGAGTTATCGCGACCCCTTTTGAGGTTAGTAATCACTGTAATGAGGGAGTGTTAGCTCATTGAGCTTTCTCAACCTCTCCTATGATTTTCATCATTTTGTTGAGGGAGCCTTTTTGCACTTGGCTTTTCTCGACCTCTTAACTTATGTAACCTTTCCATTGAGGGAGTACCAACTCTTAGAGCGGTCTCGACCTCTTCTCTGCTACCCATCTTGTTTGAGGGAGCTTTTTGACACATGGGCTCTTTTTTTTGTAACCTTTTTTATGGTGTAATCTCTTCGTTGAGTGAGTATTAGTTCTAAGAGCATTCTCATCTTCTTATCGGTTAATCATTAGATATAAGACAGCTCATGGCCCCTTAGGCTGAGCTCGACCTTTTTCTAGATTTAAATTGTATTGGGGGAGCTTGTGGCATCTTAGGCTGCGCTTAGCCCCTTACGTTGTATCTGTGACACTTAGAACACAGTTTGAATGTTAAAGAATCAATACTCCTTTTTGTGAGGTGTCTCTCTCAGAGTCGTATTcaattcatttttcattttaatattttaagggAGATGATGGTTCTGTGAACCGACTCAACATTTTGCTTTAAATTTTTAAGGGAGATGAGGGTTCTGTGAACTGACTCGaccttttgttgattttttttttatccctTCACATGCTTTAGGACTAATTTTGAGGAGCATCCCTCTCATTATTGCGAGTGCTCTTTTTTCTAGAACTATCTTTTGGCTTTCACTCTTTTTTGGACAGTTAGGGGTGGTCGATCCCAGTAGtcttaagagttttttttttttactttggcAATTTCAAGTGACAAGTGTAATTAGACATGTTGAGAGGGATGAATGCGATAGTGAAAACTTACCATCTCATTAATGAGGTAAATATGTGATCGCCAAAGTACATATGTTATGTTTGGAGACCAACTTTAGTGCCTTCTTTAATTTAGTTTAATGTACCTAAGGTAAACTTGTCATTGCCAGAAATGCTCTCTCGTATGGTGGAACTTCATTTCAAGGAGCATCTTGGATGTTTGATTTTTATGAGCCATAGGTTGGAGGCTTCACTTGAAGCGTTGGCTTATGAGCGTCGAGAGTAGCATCTAATAGACCTTGTAAGAATTTGACGAGCTTCCTGAAGAACACTCACCGGTTTCTTCTATTAAGACTCTATTTCCTTTCTCAAGCGGATGTATTTTTTGCTCTTTTGTATAAGTCGTCTAAGCCATCCAACTCTTTTTTCAATATATTCTCCCACAGTCTACTCCCAGGGTGTACCCCAGTAGCTATAGCAAACTTGAGTTCATCTTTAGATACCTTCCCTACTTTGGTAACTTTGGTGTTGAAGTAATGGATGTAGCTTTGTCAAATTTCTTGTCCCCCTTTCTTCACAATGGTGACACTTGTAACAAGCATAATGTTGTCGCATGCAGCCTGATGTTGTTGGAGGATTCGTCTAAAAGTTGCTTCCAAGATGTGATCGTTCCTTGTCCTAGCTGTCTGAACAAGTTATACGCGAATCCTTTTAATGTGATCATGAAATATTGAAGTTCATTACAAGACACTTTTTTCATCATCATTAGTTCATTAAACGCACCGAGATGGTACTTTGGGTCAGTGATACCATCATATGGTGTCTGCAGCTCCTTGAAGTTCAGTGGAAGTGGTTCCATTTGAATCTCCCTCGAGAGAGGGAATTTCCTCAAACTCCTCGTCATCATTCAAGTCCCCCTTCATAGCAATTGTTATCTTTTGATGTAGGTCTTGCATTTTTGCTTCCAACTCCTTTATCCTTTCGCTCATTCTTTCTCGGGAGTTAGCGGTTGAACTTGGGTCTTCTATGTGGTTTGCACAGGGCCCATGGAAGGTACTCATCTTATTCGAACAATGGGTGACTTACCACTAAAGCTAACATATAAGGCCTTTCACTTACCTTGCTCTTGGTGGGGAGCCATAGGCGAGGTTCCCCCTAGCATGAGACCTCTTGGGTGAAGTCTCTTCCTTAGGCTATTGGGGTGCTTCCCTCAGCAAAATCCCCTCATGGTGGGTAGGCTTGAGTTGTCTCAATTGGCTTGTTGAGCTTTTGTCTCACGACAGAATCCTTCCGTGTTCATCTCTTGTGGTTCTATTAGTGGATGACATGGAATCACCTTTGCCAGCATATGTAGTTGAGATCTCGTTTTCCACTCAATGGCTTTTGTGACGAAAGTGTGAGGCTTGGGATTTTCCTTTGAGTATGCCACTCAACAGTTTTTGCATACCAGCTACAGTAGTTTCTATCCACTTGTTCTTCAAGCAAAGGTCACTTATTTTCTCCTCGTATCAGTAAGCCTGAGAGCTTGAACTCACTGAGTATGCTTGCTTTTCTTTTCTGGACCTATTCCTTAAAGTGTCGAGGTTTGGTGGCCCAAATGGTAGACGGCATCGTACCGAAGATGGCCCTCTCGATAGTTGAATACTTCTAATTTATTACTCCTCATCCCATATGTCCATAAGATTATGTAAACACTCAAGACATTCATGCTGACCTTATGTGCATATGCTAATTGTATGAGGGGAAGCAAAGAGGGTAAAGGGGGCGCAGGGAGGGTCTGCTCGCGGGAGTGAATGCGATGAGGCTAGGCACACAGGGAGGGTTGCTTGCAGGGAGCCTAGGCGTGCGGGGAGGGCTGGGCTTGCGGGCGTCGGCACGAGGAGCTTGATCCATGCCTTTTCTCCTCCTCCTACCAACACATCCCCTTCGTTGTATTTTAGAATTTACACTTGGTAAACTTTTAGGCATAACACTAATGACTctaaaaattacacttagtAATTTTTGGGGGTCAACAATATTTATATTCAGAATTctatatacattcatatatatatatgtatataagtaCTTTTATATCCATACTCATAATAAtcctatatatattcatatgcATATGGACGCATTCATATTTATACaattgtatatacatatatttttgcctatatatttatatatagtactcaatatttttataattttattacatatatttgaTTAGTATGATATACTTTATAGATAAATCATATTTTTAACCTATATATGAGTATATATACACATGAAAATTTTAGTTACGGTTGGTATTGTTCGAAAaactttagtttttattttttttgtgtgttttacAAATCACTTTACATTAatacatgttggaaattattttaccaggatcttagatctactcacaagtatgttgattaacaccctaaatatgaactttctaaaacgatgaaataaacacatataaagtttaggaaaccttacattgggtgcagcggaataatatgactccttccgttcagatatctagcttttgattcctttctgtagcagagcattatcaatatctgaacctcgatctctttctctgaatctttgatgctgaaactccttcttgctgaaagtctttcttcacgatcttcctcactatggttgaggtatcacttgctgtgtgtgggcactcactcattcactcaaggaattctaaatattgaagaagaaaagaagagggaagtggcggctaaagataggaagagagagaggctcagttttttctgaatcagaagtgtaattttcctgaagccttcactatctatttatagcattccactagggttaggtttgaattatttggcattaaaataatgaaaatatcagtttaaattccctacaaaagtggccggccctatacaagtggatttgggcctcactttttacaattttgcagttttatcttttctgcatttgattttctcaaaaacgctaattttcaaattcaaccatttaaatgccaattctaactatttaataactataaataattattaaataatattttcatttatcatatttattaattgaaccatacaaagtatcataattaacaaatatgcccctataaactctttctttacaatttcacccttacttagtgaaaatttcacaaatagacatagtctaatttgacaattataattgattaatcaaaaccaattatatgagttttacaagcaatattatctcaactagtgcgaggaccatgggtctatataaccgagcttccaataagtagatcaagaatttattactaaaattcactaacttattaattcttcgttgaatccacgcatagaacttagaattgcactctcagtatatagaatgctctatatgttccaccatatagacacatcattagttatccattgttataatcctaatatgatcaatgatcctccatatgaatgatctacactgtaaagagattagattaccgttacaccctgcAATGTATTTAATACTTAAAACagttaaccccgtataaatgatatttcagcttatgtgaaatgagatctccaccatttattttcgtttggtcaagctcgaaggagatcatcctttacttactattcgccagatagaagctatagattccatgtttatgttagcgctcccactcaattgcactaccgtgttcccaaaatgtacgtatcaccctgacccaaaagtaggcttaactaacaaatcaaagaacacgaatagcctcttgagattgagcctaatcataacaggattaagatcatttgatctaggatcaactacgcgatattgacttgaatagatattacggtaagtttaataaatctaagtcaaagttcaatatcggtccattccgatgcatactccatgcatccaacctgagctttactttaaccaatgctctggaaagaacatagcatttctccaaatgcaagtaaactctgttgtagattatgatatca
Encoded here:
- the LOC115709721 gene encoding protein JINGUBANG; translation: MGIFIMECHQTSFSCNQQDNHDDHDHRDSSDREDQIDLQYPSYFSSQRSLQSIPSLASNFKPQNHYQFCLISDFKPHSTYLSALTLAGKLVFTGSSDREIGSWNINNSHNNNIVLAGNGAVKSLVVSGDKLFSAHQDNKIRVWKIENENEDSSREDKNNQHAMKYTRLATLPTLGDRAAKLLLPKNQVKIRRHKSCTWVHHVDTVSALALSPDDRFLYSVSWDRTLKLWRTTDFKCLESITNAHDDAINAVALSSDGVVYTGSADRKIKAWRKRISLGDKKHSLVCTLEKHNSGINALALSNDGSFLYSGASDRSIVVWERIFENDSEDNTINVVVLGALRGHGKAILCLAVVEDLVFSGSADKTVRVWRGIERSYSCLAVLEGHTGPIKCLTASSSSSSSTVEDCDTTSSGGVNSYVIYSGGLDCLVKVWQIIVPNNQQFL